The genomic interval AAAACAGCGCTGCTCCTTTAAGGCCATTGGCATTAGAAGATATTCCACTCTTGAGTTCTCTAATTCTGGTCTAGCTATTACACTCAAGAATTATGACACAATTACAGCCATTCTTTATTTAGACGATATAAGTGATCATGGCATGCAGAAAATCCAGATTCTGCAGCATTTAATGGAATCAtcgtttatttttaaacttcttaaaatctaaattcaagttagttaacatatagtgtattattggtttcaggggtagaatttagtgattcatcagttgcatttaacacccagtactcattccatcaagtgcccgcCTTATAAAATCCTCATTTAAATGTCTtgatttagggcacctgggtggctcaattggttaagctttggctcaggtcatgatcctagagtcctgggatggagccccatatccaTCAGGatacctgctcagcagagagcctgttttctttcttctccttctgcccttccccctccctcataTTCTccatttctgtccctctctcaaataagtaaattaaaatcttaaacaaataaataaatatcttgatttatatggaatcagaatttGGGAACCCCTAAGAATAGATTCAtgggaattttacattttaaaatattctggggggaaaaagagtGAAAACGGCTCATTATCCccaattaataatattaataattaatattattaataatatcatTCAGTTGTTCTGACACAGTTCCTTTCTTTAGTTTCTCCACCCTGGATATGTCAGTTTCTCTACAGTTTACATGgtttgaaaattcattttcttccttagcATCCCACTATTTATTAATGTAATAGACCAAAGTTTCAtccttacaaaaagaaaatctctcaTCCTTTCAAGTAAGTTGATGGCCACTTGATTCTTTCTCTGTGAACATAAAGACATTGTCAGCAAttccttcagaaaaatattttatatgtttgaaCCTGGTAAAAGCAAATAAAGATCACTCTTCTGTGCCCTCTAGTTTTAGCCACCTCAATTCCTTTAGTCTTCCTTCATAGGATCATCTTCTATCCCTTCATCCTTGGCACTCTGCCTAACCACCCCCATTTCACCACCAAACATCTTACTGCAGTGACCTAGAAAAATTCtaacaaatgtttaaagaatgcaAACAAAAGCAGGAGGCTTGATTACAGGTTGTAAAACCTTACATATTTAGTTCCCTACTTTTTCTCCACCCTTCCAACACTTAATTTTAACCTACACTACATTAGTTTAGTTTAGAGTGATTTGGTTCCctagatatttttcttctaagcaggtttttaattattctttctccatCATGATTCTATGAaattggggttttattttttttatttcatttaccacTTATACCTACTTAAGGTTAATTCAGTTCTTTATGTTGacaaccatttttatttattctcctaCTCTACTTGTTGTCATCTCCCCAGCACCACCTGTTTCTTTTTGACTCTAAGccaaaatataattgaaatagaCAAACAACAAACCATTACCAGGGTTTTTTTTATCACTGAAGTTTATCTAGTTCAATACCTTCATCCTCTTGTCAACGTCATTCCATCCTTCCCTTGGAGCTATTCCCAGACTATTATCACAAATGCACAgaggtatataaaatatttctaaaaatggatAATATAGCTAATTACTTGAACCAAGGGATAGTGACCAACTAATCAAGACAAATGTCtcctaaaaatatattcattgtgATCACAGCAACAAAGGAAAGTGTTCTAAATGAGTCATAGCAGGGAGGAATGACACTTTTCTTTAAGAAGTGTTaattatgggacgcctgggtggttaagcagctgcctttggcccaggtcatgatcccagcatcctgggattgagtcccacatcaggctcctttctcagcagagagacttcttctccctctgcctctgcctgccactctgtctgcctgtgctctcgctctctctccctctctctctctctctctctgacaaataaataaataagaagtgtCGATTATGGggaacctggggggctcagtgggttaaagcctctgccttcagctcaggtcatgatcccatggttctgggatccagccccacatcgggctctctgctcagcggggagcctgcttccccctctttctctctgcctgcctctctgcctacttgtgatctctctctgtgaaataaataaaatctttaaaaaaaaaaaaagaaagtgtcgattatttctcttttgattttttcaaataatctctTGATTATTATCTCTGCCACTTTAAATCCTATGATGAATAATAAAAGCAACCTCATGTTGTGAGTCACTTCTCTTTCATTAAGGTCACCTAATAAATGAATTGAGCACGTTTAACATCATAGGGGTGgcatgtatgtattatatacccCTGGTACGATTAAATTAAAAAGCCACTTCATCTTTATAgtattctttacaaaaaaaacaaaaatcccaatcTAATTCTGAGGGACATtttcagacaaacccaaattaagGGACATTTATAAAATGCCTGACCAATACCCCCAAAAGCTGTCATAGCCATTGTAAATAAGGTCAGACTGAAACACCCTCAAACCAGACTATGTTAAGGAATCATAACAAAATGCTGTGTGCTTTCCTACATTGAactctggaaaagaaaaggacattaaaGGAAAcactggtgaaatctgaatacAGTCTAGAACTGAGTTAACAGGAATGTACCAGTGTTGATCTCTCAGTATATGGACCACTGAAATGTAAGATGTAAGATGATAACATTAGAAGAAACAGTTGAAACTGAAGCTGGCAAGTGCTATATAGGGACTCCATGGAACACCTTTGCAACTTCTTGGTAGCCCTGAAACTGTCCAAAATGAAAGCtctatttaaacaaaacaagaaatcagaaaagaaatgtaaaaatagggACAAATAGATTTATTAAGTGAAAATCATTCACGAACATGTGTTGAAGCTCTGCTATTTGACATATATCCAAAAGACAAGGTGAATAATACAGTGGTACCCATCAGTGACAGCTTAACAGCCCAATGGAGACATGATACTTAGCCACCGAGGAAACAAGATCTAAAGTGACAGAGGGCAGCAAAGGACCAGGAGCCTGGCAACCTGGACTCTAGCTTTAAATCTTCCATATAGTCTCATTAGGAAGTTGAGCTAATTAACTAATTTTCCAGTacctgaaactttttaaaatagggaaACTCTATGAGATGATTtaccttaaatttaaaaacccatgAGAACCTCcctaattgaattttaataattttctaagtAACTGTGTGTGCTCTATGAACTATTATCTCTCAGATCTAAGCTATCCTTCATACTCTGCCAGGATGCAGGAGCTAAGGCTCTACAAACCCATTTCTTTTGGCCAACTCTGTCATTTAGGGTCACTAAAGGGAGACTACAaggtggaagaggaaggagggacttCCTTGCTCCTTCCTGTTTGCTGCCTGTGGGCTTCCTTTCTGCTCACCATGCCTGTGAGCATCACCCAACCACACTGTTCACCTCAACAACCTTGGTTTCTTTCCCAGGCAACAGCTGTGTCCCAACCTTAGAAGAGCTCATCTTCTCAGAAACACCTGTGTTACCAGCAGTATAGCAGTATCCTTGCCTCAGGGGTGGTGTCCCTGCCCTTCTCTAAACTCAGAGACCCTAGCACCAACCAAGCAGCAGCCCTTCCTCGGATATGTGAGTTTCAACTCCACAGGTCCTTCTTCCAagattttaatagctttttatttttaagttttagtaaTTCTAACTTCTTCCCTTCATTTTCCATCCCAAGGAGTGAGAGCTGCTTCCTACAAATGCTATGTCCGTGATACCTCACCATTCATCCACTTTCAAAAACTAGTTAAAATCTTTTACTTAGCTAACCATTCATTACACCaaacttttcctttcaaattacTGGTATGGTTAATTTGTCTCCTTACTGGACCCTGGAAAAGCCAAATTAGCAATGGAACAATGAGGGAAGCTAATAGATAATGAGCtgcaaatatagaaaacaaatcatCTGTATAGTAAGACAAAtcagatgaaggaaaaattaatatttatctttaaagtaaGAGAGTCTGTTGAcatgaggaaaatagaaaatgaacagtGAGCCACATATTGCCTTTCAAAAAGTATTGTTTCATGTTTATACTAATTCTGTTTGGCATCATATCATAATAAGACCACTGGTGAGATAAGAAAACTATGACcatggtgcctgtgtggctcagtcaggtaagtgtgtgacttcagctcaggtcatgatcttggggttcagtacggagtctgcttctgcctctccctctgtccctccccctgcttgtgttctctctctctcgctcactcgtTCGCTCTCATAAACAAATGCAAGAAAACCATGACCTGTAAATCTCTTACAAAAGCAGAGTTCAGAGAACGACATCACCACGCAATCCTCCACATGTTTAAGAGACTTTACTCTAATTCACAAACTGAGAACATAGTCTCCTCATTGCCACCTTCATCTCCTTATTCCTAAAAGTGTAGATGACCGGATTCAGGAAGGGAGTAAGAACTGCATCAAAGATGGCAAGGAACTTATCCAGATGTGATGTGGGAAATGGCCACACATAGAAGAAAATTAATGgcccaaagaacaaaacaacaacagtgaCATGAGCTGCCAGAGTGGAGAGGGCCTTGGACATACTCCCCAAAGATTTTTTCTGAACAGTCACCAAAATAAAGGTGTAAGAGATGATTAGAATTAAAAAGGAGGCCACAGAAATAAAGCCACTATTGGCAGTAACCATGAATCCCAATGTGTTTGTCTCTGTGCAAGCAAGTTTGATAAACCGAGGAAGGTCACAAAAAAAGCTGTCTAATTCATTAGGCCCACAGAAAGGCAAGTCCACAACAAAAGCCAGTTGAGTCACTGAATGAATAAGGCCAATGATCCAGGATGCCACCAGAAATAAAATGCACCTCCGTGGGGTCATGATGGTCAGGTAGTGGAGAGGCTTACATATGGCAACATATCTGTCAAAGGCCATGGCGATGAGCAGCACCATCTCACTGCCCCCAactgcatggataaagaagatctgaaCTACACAGCCCCTAAAAGAGATGGTTTTGCACTCTCTTAAAAGATCATAAATCATCTTGGGAGCTGTGGAAGAGCAAAATATCAAGTCGATGATGGAAAGGTTGGCCAGCAGGAAATACATGGGGGACTGTAAACGAGGGTCAGAGGTCACAGTTAGCACAATGAGGAGGTTTCCCATCAGGCTGGCCACATAGAacacacaggaaaagaagaagagaaggagctgGATCTCCGGTGAGGTGGAGAGTCCCAGGAACACAAACTCCAACACTACTGAGTGGTTGCCTTCATCCATGGTCTCTGTCAGCAGTGACACCTCTCATGCCACCTGAAAGAGGAGAGTAAAGAGAAACTGTTGTAGGAAAAAGGCACGGAACTTAATCTTGGGCGATTCAGTCATTGTCAGAAAAGTAGACCAAGGCTCATGTGTGCTCTTGGAGACCATTGTCACAAAGCAATTCAGatatctttttcatgtgtttcataACCACAATGCAAAGCAAAGAATAAGGATCCTTTGCTTACTTAGATTGGTAgttctgttgtattttttctGGCATTGTTTAATAATCATATCTCATAGATGACTGAATTAACAGGCTTTCAGAAATTACCTAACTACATGAAACAATGCAGTGATGGTACATTTCATAATTTGGACATATCGCACTGTAATGTTACCACATCCATGACCACATTGGCAAGTCTATGAAAATCTTTATAAGTTTTCTTTGAAGACATGATCTGTAAATTTCTCATATCTgtaaattagcaagacaagatgAGTTATttagggaaaagaaggaaagagtagaGAATGCCAGAGCATGGCACTCACCATCCCATAGGAGAATAAGTTCTAGTGAGAGGGACACTGTTATGGGTTCTGTGGAGGGGATTCTGCATAGGGGCCAAGAGAAGAAGGAATGTGAGACCAGAATGACAAGGATAAGTCATAAATGCCAGTGGAAGTCAAAAACTAAAAGTGAAAATATCAGTCTTTGCACATGGCTCCCTtgacatatataaaaaaaaaacttaacctcattctgaattaaataaatgtttgctaaaacaGCAAGACACTAGTTTTTCTTATAACATTGGCAGGGATTTGAACACTTGACAATATTCAGAGTTTGAgaggaaatgaggaaacagaTAGTCTCATAACTGGTGGTGGTAGAATAAACTGATAAAACCTTTACCAAATGGCAATACCTTCCAAAATTATCAATGCTCAAATACTTTGACTCAGTGATTCTACTTCTCAGAAAAGATATTTGGATATATGTGTGTTGCACAGTAACGAAGTGaacaaagaagagatacagactggtggttgccagagggtagGGGGGTTGaaaggatggatgaaataggtggtggcagttaagaaataaaattataaaatcagtaaGTCGTGAGGatgtaatgcacagcatggtggCTAAAAGTCCGTAGGAATGTATTGGCTATTTGTAaattgttaagagagtaaatcttgaaagttcttattgtggcaatcattttGCTCTGTATACAAATATTGAGTCATTATCTTCTACACCTGGAATTGATATAATAcatcaattacacctcaattttaaaaagatacaaagagtTAAGGggcccactcttggttttggctcaggtcctgaccacAGGGTCTTGAGATTAAGCTCCAGGTGGGCcacaggctcagcacagagtcagcttaagacactctctcactctccctctgccccccaccctgccatgtGCACcatcactctctctaaaataaaagaaaaaaatcctttttcaaaagatacaaagatgtTTACCGAAGCATTGCTGCTTATAAAAGCAAAAGCCTGATAATAACTTCAATGTGTAGAAATAAGGAactaattaaataatttctattagaTCCCATCTATGGAATACTGTGTAGCCATTTATTTTGCTAAAGTTGACCTAAATGTACATAAACAGGATAGGCAGGAGGAAAGTGGGCAGTTTCTTACATTCATGTTATCtggttttctaatatttataccaaaaaaaaaattatatacataaaattacataaattacaaAACAGATTAACAATGCCTCAGTTtatatgcaaaaagaaaaggtaataatAATTACCTCTAAGAAGTACAAAATTATCCAGAAAAAGGGATCTTTTGCTTTTCACTTATAAGCTCTTACCTTCTTACATTCTTGCAGTAAACATGTCAATTTCACCTTTACAAAAAGTCAGTGTGTGGATCTGGAAAATTATACAATTTGTATCTTCTGGATTTGAATCTTCCAAAGATTACTTCATGATGTATCTTCCAGCAAAGATCAAAGCTACACCTAAGATATTTGTTAACTTTGTTACTATACTCCTTCCTAGCCCTCCCACTCTTAGCTGAACAGCCTCCTCTTCCCTGGGCAGACACTCAAATGGTATTTACCCCTCCCTCACAGACACTCAAATATTCCATCCCATGGCTTTTCCCGGCGTTTTTCCCTCAGTCTGCAGTGCCCAGGTCTTCATTACATCTCTCCAGTTCACCCCGTTCTTCAACTGCCCACTCTGCAAAAACCCTTCCTCTATGAAGTCCTCTTTGATCCTCTTACTTTACATACATGGGGAAAAGACAAATTTTTCTTACAGTCTCGTGACAGAACCAGACACATTAACAATTATAGCATTCTGTTACTGCTCTAACAAAGACCACTATCTAATTCTCCAATGCTCTACATAAAGGTTTCtaaatctatgtttaaaaaataccctttttaactttttcttgatGCTGGTGTTAATGATATTCACATTGATAAAAAGCAGTTCAGCTCAGAAAAAGATTCCTTTTACAGGGATCAGCACCAGGTATCTCCTCCCTGATGCAATTCATCCAAGAAAATGATTGATCCTAAATTACCCTCCCGGAAGCTGACAGTTATTCCATCAACGCTTCCAAATTTCACTGCATCCCAAACCCTTGTTAGTTTTACACAAGACCTTATTTTATCTTCCCCATTTTgggaagataaaatataatatcatattacatatgatatatattatatatgttatatatgaaatgtatacacacacacacacacacacacacacacacacactagataATTCCTAATATAGGCAAAAAGCTGGAAAACAGGATGGTACACTAATTGGTGGCCCAGCTTCCTAGCCAGTCTTTCACTTTCTGCCTAACTGAAAACTTGAGGTCTCTAGGGGCCATACCTCCTATCAATCTCTACTTTTAAACAAAGGCAGAATAGTAgtttaaatctgatttttccATGCGAGCAAGTGAAACTGGCCCCTTAACTCCttctgcaaaaggaaaacacagtatCAGTGGTGATCAGCAACTAAATTCCAGGGCACCTTTGTAGTATCCCAAGTGTTACAACTGTTCAACACACAGCATTGACCActgcccacacccccaccacaAGCCTACAACGTAAGAAATTAGAGATTCCTCAGAGATCATCTAGGGACCAGTTGACTCTCTTCTCTCCTCAGGTCTACTCATTCTTGTGCTGGCCAGGCACAGACagcaaaaaaattagaagtgatGTCAGCTCACCTCCAACTCAAGCAAGGATGATGATTCTGGAGTATTTTGAAAGTAGATCAATGTTGAGATCACTCAAAGACTGGTAGTCCTCTCCATCTGAACCTGAGTCTCAAATTAATCACCAGGTTAAGTTTAAATCAGAGTtactggaaaagaataaaattcacaGAGAAACCTCTCAATCTCATCATCCTATGGGTTTCTCCACTAGTTTGCTCCTCCGGAGATGTGTAAAGAGTGCTCAGgacaggggcgcccgggtggctcagtgggttgggccgctgccttcggctcaggtcatgatcttggggtcctgggatcgagccccacatcgggctctctgctcagtggggagcctgcttccctctctctctctctgcctgcctctctgcctacttgtgatctctgtcggtcaaataaataaataaataaaagagtgcTCAGGACAGGATAGCACAAAATGTACAGAAATACGCACTGGGCTGCAAGCTGTCAGAGTGATTGTTTCTACTGCTATCAATGCAGCAAGCCCTGCAGAAGACTGTCCTTGCAGGGACCAGAATGAAACTGCTAGTGATtgtaaaatctgtttattttagagTAGGAAAACCCAGGTGTAGGGAGGATAAACAGCATTACTCAAGCGAAGGAACAAGCCGGTAGTCAACCCAGAATCAATAtggttgactcttggtttctagaCAATCCAGGGGATCTCCACTACACCACACCTCTTTTTCTGGAATGGTCCAACCTGGACCTCCAGTGTGTGGCCCAGGAAATCATAATAGAGCAAAGCTACTTTCTTCAGCATTGTCCAACATTCTTCTGGCTTTATTCCCATTGGACTCAAATATTCTGCTCCTACTATATTCTGGAGTCCAACACTCAAGACACTTCTGTAAATGTCACTAGAATAACTCCTCCAATACAGATCATGAAGTGGCGGTTTGACTCCACTCATCTTGCTGTCTTCTCTATTTTGGTTGTGAGTTTATCTGCTATAATCTCCCT from Mustela erminea isolate mMusErm1 chromosome 5, mMusErm1.Pri, whole genome shotgun sequence carries:
- the LOC116589974 gene encoding olfactory receptor 4F6-like, producing the protein MKKISELLCDNETMDEGNHSVVLEFVFLGLSTSPEIQLLLFFFSCVFYVASLMGNLLIVLTVTSDPRLQSPMYFLLANLSIIDLIFCSSTAPKMIYDLLRECKTISFRGCVVQIFFIHAVGGSEMVLLIAMAFDRYVAICKPLHYLTIMTPRRCILFLVASWIIGLIHSVTQLAFVVDLPFCGPNELDSFFCDLPRFIKLACTETNTLGFMVTANSGFISVASFLILIISYTFILVTVQKKSLGSMSKALSTLAAHVTVVVLFFGPLIFFYVWPFPTSHLDKFLAIFDAVLTPFLNPVIYTFRNKEMKVAMRRLCSQFVN